The following coding sequences lie in one Musa acuminata AAA Group cultivar baxijiao chromosome BXJ1-8, Cavendish_Baxijiao_AAA, whole genome shotgun sequence genomic window:
- the LOC135589007 gene encoding uncharacterized protein LOC135589007, protein MSRAPPSDADKGSPGDYELEEDSLQKLVNCENRCRELQDQISSLEREVLSLEDRLEKRRYGARLSDVALDKCISAWNDLEMEKKFWVDTYGKSPRTWYKVDDDIDALRAEVGSLKDSRQALWTNVRQIQEEVKKCNEENRRLLKQLSKRRDGKGSEAEHNSSADKKWSWNNRRPASPHPPPPPLCDNGGSAVLVWQVP, encoded by the exons ATGTCTCGCGCTCCTCCATCGGACGCCGACAAGGGCTCGCCCGGCGACTACGAGCTCGAGGAGGACTCTCTGCAGAAGCTCGTCAACTGCGAGAATCGCTGCCGCGAACTCCAAGATCAGATCTCGTCTCTCGAGCGTGAGGTTCTCTCGTTGGAGGATCGCCTGGAGAAGCGCCGG TACGGGGCGAGACTGAGCGACGTGGCGTTGGACAAGTGCATTAGCGCATGGAACGATCTGGAGATGGAGAAAAAATTCTGGGTTGATACGTATGGGAAGTCACCGAGAACTTGGTACAAAGTCGACGATGAT ATCGATGCGTTGCGGGCTGAGGTTGGATCCTTAAAAGATAGCAGGCAAGCGCTGTGGACCAATGTGCGACAAATTCAAGAAGAG GTCAAGAAATGCAATGAAGAGAATCGACGATTGCTGAAACAGTTGAGCAAGAGGAGAGATGGCAAAGGATCAGAGGCCGAACACAACAGCAGTGCTGATAAA AAATGGAGCTGGAATAACCGGAGGCCAGCGTCACCTCACCCTCCACCTCCACCACTTTGTGATAACGGAGGTAGTgcagtgttagtttggcaagtcccatag
- the LOC103994463 gene encoding late embryogenesis abundant protein At5g17165, which produces MAARVLVTGVLGKRFVNRIWAARDPAPPAVASSRKRGVHASSYDKNEDEPVGPTAVPDNVIDAQADKYYWGPHPTTGVFGPAAETGASSAAAGGAKTAAGPSALDETVWYRPLEDVDKTPHA; this is translated from the exons ATGGCAGCCCGAGTGTTAGTCACTGGAGTCCTGGGGAAGCGATTCGTGAACCGGATCTGGGCCGCTCGGGATCCCGCGCCGCCCGCCGTTGCTTCTTCCAG GAAGAGGGGAGTGCACGCGtcgtcgtacgataagaacgaggACGAGCCGGTGGGACCCACCGCGGTGCCGGATAATGTGATCGACGCCCAGGCGGACAAGTACTACTGGGGCCCCCACCCCACCACCGGCGTCTTCGGCCCCGCCGCCGAGACTGGCGCCTCCTCCGCAGCCGCCGGCGGTGCGAAGACGGCAGCCGGCCCGTCGGCGTTGGACGAAACCGTGTGGTACCGCCCCCTGGAGGACGTCGACAAGACGCCCCACGCCTGA
- the LOC103994461 gene encoding uncharacterized protein LOC103994461 isoform X6, with product MAQQGLELSTVPNDRWEIHPNPFSRTAITQCCSNAAAAASFADASSHSALSMDSSSGDVSGEPAENRHMWSHVLLRCRCCRDVEDAGEVDDGENFLEVLSSRRLTADVFEPACANSKKMDSCRELHPFSLHSLGSLMQPDFANNWSLAPSNPQLEHHLAPSTCNGYISASMLIDHLASDTSHVAHEIPVSPSFTVDAVVGESSRSYYDHNVKPRSHQTGLNHEFCGGMAEASWFNRRSPSDQVPFGGCLGKQAGMELPASKPRVKGSDFCCGNKQACERSSIRGNSRNTGTVEGKKQRSDEESTETLLKKSKYDSSMVSPAKVPKARMAAERISALQQIVSPFGKIKHLCSWKPYFVSKVYKSKYSC from the exons ATGGCTCAACAAGGCCTCGAACTCTCGACGGTGCCCAACGACCGGTGGGAGATCCACCCCAACCCCTTCTCTCGGACCGCCATCACCCAGTGCTGCTCCAACGCTGCCGCCGCTGCATCGTTCGCTGATGCTTCCAGCCACTCAGCCCTCAGCATGGACTCCTCGTCTGGTGATGTTTCAGGAGAGCCAGCGGAGAACCGCCACATGTGGAGCCATGTCCTGCT TAGGTGTCGATGTTGCAGAGACGTAGAAGATGCTGGGGAGGTGGATGATGGGGAGAACTTCCTTGAAGTGCTGAGCTCAAGAAGGCTAACAGCAGATGTGTTCGAACCTGCATGCGCTAACTCCAAGAAGATGGACAGCTGCAGGGAATTGCATCCATTCTCTCTTCACTCCTTGGGAAGCCTCATGCAGCCAGATTTCGCTAACAACTGGTCTCTCGCTCCTTCGAACCCACAGCTCGAGCATCATCTTGCACCATCAACGTGCAATGGCTATATCTCTGCTTCGATGTTGATCGATCACTTGGCGTCTGATACTTCTCACGTTGCGCATGAAATCCCGGTTTCACCGTCGTTTACTGTCGACGCAGTTGTAGGAGAAAGCAGTAGAAGCTATTATGATCACAACGTGAAGCCACGGAGTCACCAAACAGGTCTCAACCATGAGTTCTGCGGTGGAATGGCAGAGGCTTCATGGTTTAACCGAAGAAGTCCGTCAGACCAAGTCCCCTTTGGTGGATGCTTAGGCAAGCAAGCTGGAATGGAGTTACCAGCGTCAAAGCCTCGTGTAAAAGGCTCAGATTTTTGTTGTGGCAATAAGCAAGCATGTGAAAGATCATCA ATAAGAGGAAATAGCAGGAATACCGGAACAGTTGAAGGAAAGAAGCAAAGATCTGATGAAGAGAGTACAGAGACACTCCTCAAGAAATCCAAGTACGATAGCTCGATGGTTTCACCTGCTAAG GTGCCCAAGGCAAGGATGGCAGCTGAAAGAATCAGTGCTCTACAGCAAATTGTATCGCCATTCGGGAAG ATCAAGCATCTGTGCTCATGGAAACCATATTTTGTATCAAAAGTCTACAAGAGCAAGTACAG TTGCTAA
- the LOC103994461 gene encoding uncharacterized protein LOC103994461 isoform X2, which translates to MAQQGLELSTVPNDRWEIHPNPFSRTAITQCCSNAAAAASFADASSHSALSMDSSSGDVSGEPAENRHMWSHVLLCRCCRDVEDAGEVDDGENFLEVLSSRRLTADVFEPACANSKKMDSCRELHPFSLHSLGSLMQPDFANNWSLAPSNPQLEHHLAPSTCNGYISASMLIDHLASDTSHVAHEIPVSPSFTVDAVVGESSRSYYDHNVKPRSHQTGLNHEFCGGMAEASWFNRRSPSDQVPFGGCLGKQAGMELPASKPRVKGSDFCCGNKQACERSSIRGNSRNTGTVEGKKQRSDEESTETLLKKSKYDSSMVSPAKLQVPKARMAAERISALQQIVSPFGKTDQASVLMETIFCIKSLQEQVQLLSDPYIKSSASKDHNSWGQLERKVKAQAKVDLRSKGLCLVPISSISQDHTDNSRPDYWMPTYRSCFY; encoded by the exons ATGGCTCAACAAGGCCTCGAACTCTCGACGGTGCCCAACGACCGGTGGGAGATCCACCCCAACCCCTTCTCTCGGACCGCCATCACCCAGTGCTGCTCCAACGCTGCCGCCGCTGCATCGTTCGCTGATGCTTCCAGCCACTCAGCCCTCAGCATGGACTCCTCGTCTGGTGATGTTTCAGGAGAGCCAGCGGAGAACCGCCACATGTGGAGCCATGTCCTGCT GTGTCGATGTTGCAGAGACGTAGAAGATGCTGGGGAGGTGGATGATGGGGAGAACTTCCTTGAAGTGCTGAGCTCAAGAAGGCTAACAGCAGATGTGTTCGAACCTGCATGCGCTAACTCCAAGAAGATGGACAGCTGCAGGGAATTGCATCCATTCTCTCTTCACTCCTTGGGAAGCCTCATGCAGCCAGATTTCGCTAACAACTGGTCTCTCGCTCCTTCGAACCCACAGCTCGAGCATCATCTTGCACCATCAACGTGCAATGGCTATATCTCTGCTTCGATGTTGATCGATCACTTGGCGTCTGATACTTCTCACGTTGCGCATGAAATCCCGGTTTCACCGTCGTTTACTGTCGACGCAGTTGTAGGAGAAAGCAGTAGAAGCTATTATGATCACAACGTGAAGCCACGGAGTCACCAAACAGGTCTCAACCATGAGTTCTGCGGTGGAATGGCAGAGGCTTCATGGTTTAACCGAAGAAGTCCGTCAGACCAAGTCCCCTTTGGTGGATGCTTAGGCAAGCAAGCTGGAATGGAGTTACCAGCGTCAAAGCCTCGTGTAAAAGGCTCAGATTTTTGTTGTGGCAATAAGCAAGCATGTGAAAGATCATCA ATAAGAGGAAATAGCAGGAATACCGGAACAGTTGAAGGAAAGAAGCAAAGATCTGATGAAGAGAGTACAGAGACACTCCTCAAGAAATCCAAGTACGATAGCTCGATGGTTTCACCTGCTAAG CTGCAGGTGCCCAAGGCAAGGATGGCAGCTGAAAGAATCAGTGCTCTACAGCAAATTGTATCGCCATTCGGGAAG ACAGATCAAGCATCTGTGCTCATGGAAACCATATTTTGTATCAAAAGTCTACAAGAGCAAGTACAG TTGCTAAGTGATCCATACATAAAGTCAAGTGCTAGCAAG GATCACAATTCATGGGGACAATTGGAGAGGAAGGTAAAGGCTCAGGCAAAAGTTGATCTGAGGAGTAAAGGGCTTTGCTTGGTTCCTATTTCATCCATCTCTCAAGATCATACAGACAATAGCAGACCAGATTACTGGATGCCAACGTACAGAAGTTGTTTCTACTAG
- the LOC103994461 gene encoding uncharacterized protein LOC103994461 isoform X1 produces the protein MAQQGLELSTVPNDRWEIHPNPFSRTAITQCCSNAAAAASFADASSHSALSMDSSSGDVSGEPAENRHMWSHVLLRCRCCRDVEDAGEVDDGENFLEVLSSRRLTADVFEPACANSKKMDSCRELHPFSLHSLGSLMQPDFANNWSLAPSNPQLEHHLAPSTCNGYISASMLIDHLASDTSHVAHEIPVSPSFTVDAVVGESSRSYYDHNVKPRSHQTGLNHEFCGGMAEASWFNRRSPSDQVPFGGCLGKQAGMELPASKPRVKGSDFCCGNKQACERSSIRGNSRNTGTVEGKKQRSDEESTETLLKKSKYDSSMVSPAKLQVPKARMAAERISALQQIVSPFGKTDQASVLMETIFCIKSLQEQVQLLSDPYIKSSASKDHNSWGQLERKVKAQAKVDLRSKGLCLVPISSISQDHTDNSRPDYWMPTYRSCFY, from the exons ATGGCTCAACAAGGCCTCGAACTCTCGACGGTGCCCAACGACCGGTGGGAGATCCACCCCAACCCCTTCTCTCGGACCGCCATCACCCAGTGCTGCTCCAACGCTGCCGCCGCTGCATCGTTCGCTGATGCTTCCAGCCACTCAGCCCTCAGCATGGACTCCTCGTCTGGTGATGTTTCAGGAGAGCCAGCGGAGAACCGCCACATGTGGAGCCATGTCCTGCT TAGGTGTCGATGTTGCAGAGACGTAGAAGATGCTGGGGAGGTGGATGATGGGGAGAACTTCCTTGAAGTGCTGAGCTCAAGAAGGCTAACAGCAGATGTGTTCGAACCTGCATGCGCTAACTCCAAGAAGATGGACAGCTGCAGGGAATTGCATCCATTCTCTCTTCACTCCTTGGGAAGCCTCATGCAGCCAGATTTCGCTAACAACTGGTCTCTCGCTCCTTCGAACCCACAGCTCGAGCATCATCTTGCACCATCAACGTGCAATGGCTATATCTCTGCTTCGATGTTGATCGATCACTTGGCGTCTGATACTTCTCACGTTGCGCATGAAATCCCGGTTTCACCGTCGTTTACTGTCGACGCAGTTGTAGGAGAAAGCAGTAGAAGCTATTATGATCACAACGTGAAGCCACGGAGTCACCAAACAGGTCTCAACCATGAGTTCTGCGGTGGAATGGCAGAGGCTTCATGGTTTAACCGAAGAAGTCCGTCAGACCAAGTCCCCTTTGGTGGATGCTTAGGCAAGCAAGCTGGAATGGAGTTACCAGCGTCAAAGCCTCGTGTAAAAGGCTCAGATTTTTGTTGTGGCAATAAGCAAGCATGTGAAAGATCATCA ATAAGAGGAAATAGCAGGAATACCGGAACAGTTGAAGGAAAGAAGCAAAGATCTGATGAAGAGAGTACAGAGACACTCCTCAAGAAATCCAAGTACGATAGCTCGATGGTTTCACCTGCTAAG CTGCAGGTGCCCAAGGCAAGGATGGCAGCTGAAAGAATCAGTGCTCTACAGCAAATTGTATCGCCATTCGGGAAG ACAGATCAAGCATCTGTGCTCATGGAAACCATATTTTGTATCAAAAGTCTACAAGAGCAAGTACAG TTGCTAAGTGATCCATACATAAAGTCAAGTGCTAGCAAG GATCACAATTCATGGGGACAATTGGAGAGGAAGGTAAAGGCTCAGGCAAAAGTTGATCTGAGGAGTAAAGGGCTTTGCTTGGTTCCTATTTCATCCATCTCTCAAGATCATACAGACAATAGCAGACCAGATTACTGGATGCCAACGTACAGAAGTTGTTTCTACTAG
- the LOC103994461 gene encoding uncharacterized protein LOC103994461 isoform X3, protein MAQQGLELSTVPNDRWEIHPNPFSRTAITQCCSNAAAAASFADASSHSALSMDSSSGDVSGEPAENRHMWSHVLLRCRCCRDVEDAGEVDDGENFLEVLSSRRLTADVFEPACANSKKMDSCRELHPFSLHSLGSLMQPDFANNWSLAPSNPQLEHHLAPSTCNGYISASMLIDHLASDTSHVAHEIPVSPSFTVDAVVGESSRSYYDHNVKPRSHQTGLNHEFCGGMAEASWFNRRSPSDQVPFGGCLGKQAGMELPASKPRVKGSDFCCGNKQACERSSIRGNSRNTGTVEGKKQRSDEESTETLLKKSKYDSSMVSPAKVPKARMAAERISALQQIVSPFGKTDQASVLMETIFCIKSLQEQVQLLSDPYIKSSASKDHNSWGQLERKVKAQAKVDLRSKGLCLVPISSISQDHTDNSRPDYWMPTYRSCFY, encoded by the exons ATGGCTCAACAAGGCCTCGAACTCTCGACGGTGCCCAACGACCGGTGGGAGATCCACCCCAACCCCTTCTCTCGGACCGCCATCACCCAGTGCTGCTCCAACGCTGCCGCCGCTGCATCGTTCGCTGATGCTTCCAGCCACTCAGCCCTCAGCATGGACTCCTCGTCTGGTGATGTTTCAGGAGAGCCAGCGGAGAACCGCCACATGTGGAGCCATGTCCTGCT TAGGTGTCGATGTTGCAGAGACGTAGAAGATGCTGGGGAGGTGGATGATGGGGAGAACTTCCTTGAAGTGCTGAGCTCAAGAAGGCTAACAGCAGATGTGTTCGAACCTGCATGCGCTAACTCCAAGAAGATGGACAGCTGCAGGGAATTGCATCCATTCTCTCTTCACTCCTTGGGAAGCCTCATGCAGCCAGATTTCGCTAACAACTGGTCTCTCGCTCCTTCGAACCCACAGCTCGAGCATCATCTTGCACCATCAACGTGCAATGGCTATATCTCTGCTTCGATGTTGATCGATCACTTGGCGTCTGATACTTCTCACGTTGCGCATGAAATCCCGGTTTCACCGTCGTTTACTGTCGACGCAGTTGTAGGAGAAAGCAGTAGAAGCTATTATGATCACAACGTGAAGCCACGGAGTCACCAAACAGGTCTCAACCATGAGTTCTGCGGTGGAATGGCAGAGGCTTCATGGTTTAACCGAAGAAGTCCGTCAGACCAAGTCCCCTTTGGTGGATGCTTAGGCAAGCAAGCTGGAATGGAGTTACCAGCGTCAAAGCCTCGTGTAAAAGGCTCAGATTTTTGTTGTGGCAATAAGCAAGCATGTGAAAGATCATCA ATAAGAGGAAATAGCAGGAATACCGGAACAGTTGAAGGAAAGAAGCAAAGATCTGATGAAGAGAGTACAGAGACACTCCTCAAGAAATCCAAGTACGATAGCTCGATGGTTTCACCTGCTAAG GTGCCCAAGGCAAGGATGGCAGCTGAAAGAATCAGTGCTCTACAGCAAATTGTATCGCCATTCGGGAAG ACAGATCAAGCATCTGTGCTCATGGAAACCATATTTTGTATCAAAAGTCTACAAGAGCAAGTACAG TTGCTAAGTGATCCATACATAAAGTCAAGTGCTAGCAAG GATCACAATTCATGGGGACAATTGGAGAGGAAGGTAAAGGCTCAGGCAAAAGTTGATCTGAGGAGTAAAGGGCTTTGCTTGGTTCCTATTTCATCCATCTCTCAAGATCATACAGACAATAGCAGACCAGATTACTGGATGCCAACGTACAGAAGTTGTTTCTACTAG
- the LOC103994461 gene encoding uncharacterized protein LOC103994461 isoform X4 produces MAQQGLELSTVPNDRWEIHPNPFSRTAITQCCSNAAAAASFADASSHSALSMDSSSGDVSGEPAENRHMWSHVLLDVEDAGEVDDGENFLEVLSSRRLTADVFEPACANSKKMDSCRELHPFSLHSLGSLMQPDFANNWSLAPSNPQLEHHLAPSTCNGYISASMLIDHLASDTSHVAHEIPVSPSFTVDAVVGESSRSYYDHNVKPRSHQTGLNHEFCGGMAEASWFNRRSPSDQVPFGGCLGKQAGMELPASKPRVKGSDFCCGNKQACERSSIRGNSRNTGTVEGKKQRSDEESTETLLKKSKYDSSMVSPAKLQVPKARMAAERISALQQIVSPFGKTDQASVLMETIFCIKSLQEQVQLLSDPYIKSSASKDHNSWGQLERKVKAQAKVDLRSKGLCLVPISSISQDHTDNSRPDYWMPTYRSCFY; encoded by the exons ATGGCTCAACAAGGCCTCGAACTCTCGACGGTGCCCAACGACCGGTGGGAGATCCACCCCAACCCCTTCTCTCGGACCGCCATCACCCAGTGCTGCTCCAACGCTGCCGCCGCTGCATCGTTCGCTGATGCTTCCAGCCACTCAGCCCTCAGCATGGACTCCTCGTCTGGTGATGTTTCAGGAGAGCCAGCGGAGAACCGCCACATGTGGAGCCATGTCCTGCT AGACGTAGAAGATGCTGGGGAGGTGGATGATGGGGAGAACTTCCTTGAAGTGCTGAGCTCAAGAAGGCTAACAGCAGATGTGTTCGAACCTGCATGCGCTAACTCCAAGAAGATGGACAGCTGCAGGGAATTGCATCCATTCTCTCTTCACTCCTTGGGAAGCCTCATGCAGCCAGATTTCGCTAACAACTGGTCTCTCGCTCCTTCGAACCCACAGCTCGAGCATCATCTTGCACCATCAACGTGCAATGGCTATATCTCTGCTTCGATGTTGATCGATCACTTGGCGTCTGATACTTCTCACGTTGCGCATGAAATCCCGGTTTCACCGTCGTTTACTGTCGACGCAGTTGTAGGAGAAAGCAGTAGAAGCTATTATGATCACAACGTGAAGCCACGGAGTCACCAAACAGGTCTCAACCATGAGTTCTGCGGTGGAATGGCAGAGGCTTCATGGTTTAACCGAAGAAGTCCGTCAGACCAAGTCCCCTTTGGTGGATGCTTAGGCAAGCAAGCTGGAATGGAGTTACCAGCGTCAAAGCCTCGTGTAAAAGGCTCAGATTTTTGTTGTGGCAATAAGCAAGCATGTGAAAGATCATCA ATAAGAGGAAATAGCAGGAATACCGGAACAGTTGAAGGAAAGAAGCAAAGATCTGATGAAGAGAGTACAGAGACACTCCTCAAGAAATCCAAGTACGATAGCTCGATGGTTTCACCTGCTAAG CTGCAGGTGCCCAAGGCAAGGATGGCAGCTGAAAGAATCAGTGCTCTACAGCAAATTGTATCGCCATTCGGGAAG ACAGATCAAGCATCTGTGCTCATGGAAACCATATTTTGTATCAAAAGTCTACAAGAGCAAGTACAG TTGCTAAGTGATCCATACATAAAGTCAAGTGCTAGCAAG GATCACAATTCATGGGGACAATTGGAGAGGAAGGTAAAGGCTCAGGCAAAAGTTGATCTGAGGAGTAAAGGGCTTTGCTTGGTTCCTATTTCATCCATCTCTCAAGATCATACAGACAATAGCAGACCAGATTACTGGATGCCAACGTACAGAAGTTGTTTCTACTAG
- the LOC103994461 gene encoding uncharacterized protein LOC103994461 isoform X5: protein MAQQGLELSTVPNDRWEIHPNPFSRTAITQCCSNAAAAASFADASSHSALSMDSSSGDVSGEPAENRHMWSHVLLRCRCCRDVEDAGEVDDGENFLEVLSSRRLTADVFEPACANSKKMDSCRELHPFSLHSLGSLMQPDFANNWSLAPSNPQLEHHLAPSTCNGYISASMLIDHLASDTSHVAHEIPVSPSFTVDAVVGESSRSYYDHNVKPRSHQTGLNHEFCGGMAEASWFNRRSPSDQVPFGGCLGKQAGMELPASKPRVKGSDFCCGNKQACERSSIRGNSRNTGTVEGKKQRSDEESTETLLKKSKYDSSMVSPAKLQVPKARMAAERISALQQIVSPFGKIKHLCSWKPYFVSKVYKSKYSC from the exons ATGGCTCAACAAGGCCTCGAACTCTCGACGGTGCCCAACGACCGGTGGGAGATCCACCCCAACCCCTTCTCTCGGACCGCCATCACCCAGTGCTGCTCCAACGCTGCCGCCGCTGCATCGTTCGCTGATGCTTCCAGCCACTCAGCCCTCAGCATGGACTCCTCGTCTGGTGATGTTTCAGGAGAGCCAGCGGAGAACCGCCACATGTGGAGCCATGTCCTGCT TAGGTGTCGATGTTGCAGAGACGTAGAAGATGCTGGGGAGGTGGATGATGGGGAGAACTTCCTTGAAGTGCTGAGCTCAAGAAGGCTAACAGCAGATGTGTTCGAACCTGCATGCGCTAACTCCAAGAAGATGGACAGCTGCAGGGAATTGCATCCATTCTCTCTTCACTCCTTGGGAAGCCTCATGCAGCCAGATTTCGCTAACAACTGGTCTCTCGCTCCTTCGAACCCACAGCTCGAGCATCATCTTGCACCATCAACGTGCAATGGCTATATCTCTGCTTCGATGTTGATCGATCACTTGGCGTCTGATACTTCTCACGTTGCGCATGAAATCCCGGTTTCACCGTCGTTTACTGTCGACGCAGTTGTAGGAGAAAGCAGTAGAAGCTATTATGATCACAACGTGAAGCCACGGAGTCACCAAACAGGTCTCAACCATGAGTTCTGCGGTGGAATGGCAGAGGCTTCATGGTTTAACCGAAGAAGTCCGTCAGACCAAGTCCCCTTTGGTGGATGCTTAGGCAAGCAAGCTGGAATGGAGTTACCAGCGTCAAAGCCTCGTGTAAAAGGCTCAGATTTTTGTTGTGGCAATAAGCAAGCATGTGAAAGATCATCA ATAAGAGGAAATAGCAGGAATACCGGAACAGTTGAAGGAAAGAAGCAAAGATCTGATGAAGAGAGTACAGAGACACTCCTCAAGAAATCCAAGTACGATAGCTCGATGGTTTCACCTGCTAAG CTGCAGGTGCCCAAGGCAAGGATGGCAGCTGAAAGAATCAGTGCTCTACAGCAAATTGTATCGCCATTCGGGAAG ATCAAGCATCTGTGCTCATGGAAACCATATTTTGTATCAAAAGTCTACAAGAGCAAGTACAG TTGCTAA
- the LOC103994460 gene encoding dolichyl-diphosphooligosaccharide--protein glycosyltransferase subunit 1A → MAMVSRFAFFLLWISVLSSTTHSELVISRIDRRVDLSSHIVRALFSMKVENVGSKVVSEVLLAFPNMQAKNLAAIKTLYNEGRGKVKASSVSLPTAVVEPEGMPPELTFYSVSLPKGLEKGGTVSLDVLAVFAHSLQPFPEEITQADGQLVVYQDSAYYLSPYTVKVQTLGIRLPGGRVESYTKFPNAKLVDSEITYGPFENLPAFSYSPVIVHFENNYPFAVAHELVREIEISHWGNVQITEHYNLVHGGAKTKGGFSRLDYQARSSVRGASSFSHLIFRLPPRAHSIYYRDEIGNISTSHFWGDSRKTQLEIEPRFPIFGGWKTSFTIGYGLPLQDFLFKVDGKRMLNITFGSPMDEVIVDNLIVKVVLPEGSNGISASVPFPTKQGEEIKYSHLDIVGRPVLVLEKSNVVPEHNLYFQVYYHFNNLSLLGEPMMLISGFFLLFVACIVYMHTDMSISKSSASYLAKIQLEEVQATVQQIQNIINQCLAVHDKLDASLRDLSRTGDVQSCKIARKTADAQLKELVKELKPLVTFLHHSPQASHIWPKVEELVAKEKDMQEKMFLRHSTVVDCFEKKLGGREIENRVASQQQKLAALRQEVDDLLEFLDEI, encoded by the exons ATGGCGATGGTGTCCCGCTTCGCCTTCTTCCTTCTCTGGATCTCGGTGCTGTCGTCCACCACGCACTCCGAGCTCGTGATCTCGAGAATCGATCGACGG GTTGATTTGTCTTCTCACATTGTACGGGCCCTATTCTCAATGAAG GTAGAGAATGTTGGCAGTAAAGTTGTATCTGAAGTTTTGCTGGCTTTTCCAAACATGCAAGCAAAGAACTTGGCAGCAATAAAAACGTTATATAATGAAGGGAGAGGAAAAGTGAAAGCTTCTAGTGTTAGCCTTCCTACTGCAGTTGTTGAGCCAGAGGGGATGCCCCCAGAATTGACCTTTTACTCCGTATCTTTACCTAAAGGTTTGGAGAAGGGAGGAACTGTGAGTTTGGATGTTTTGGCCGTATTTGCTCATTCTCTACAACCATTTCCCGAGGAGATTACTCAAGCTGATGGACAGCTTGTTGTATATCAGGATAGTGCTTACTATTTGTCTCCTTACACAGTAAAGGTCCAGACTCTTGGTATAAGATTGCCTGGTGGAAGAGTCGAGTCTTATACAAAATTTCCAAATGCAAAGCTTGTTGACTCAGAAATTACGTATGGCCCGTTCGAAAACCTTCCGGCCTTCTCCTACTCACCTGTAATTGTTCATTTTGAAAATAACTATCCTTTTGCAGTGGCACATGAACTAGTGCGTGAGATTGAGATTTCTCACTGGGGTAATGTTCAAATTACAGAGCACTACAACCTTGTTCATGGAGGTGCCAAGACAAAAGGCGGTTTCTCTAG GCTTGATTATCAAGCCAGATCATCCGTTAGGGGGGCTTCATCATTTAGTCATCTAATTTTTAGATTGCCACCAAGGGCTCACTCTATATACTATAGAGATGAAATTGGAAATATTTCAACATCACATTTCTGGGGTGATTCCAGAAAG ACACAACTTGAAATAGAACCTAGATTCCCAATATTTGGTGGGTGGAAGACATCTTTTACAATTGGCTATGGTTTACCATTACAAGATTTTCTATTCAAGGTGGATGGAAAGCGGATGCTTAATATCACATTTGGTAGTCCCATGGATGAGGTCATTGTTGACAATCTTATTGTGAAG GTTGTTCTCCCTGAAGGTTCAAATGGAATTTCTGCTTCTGTTCCTTTTCCTACGAAACAAGGGGAAGAG ATAAAATATTCCCATCTAGATATTGTTGGAAGGCCTGTATTAGTCCTAGAAAAGAGTAATGTTGTTCCGGAGCATAATCTCTATTTTCAG GTGTACTACCATTTCAACAACCTCTCGTTGCTTGGGGAGCCAATGATGCTGATTTCTGGCTTCTTCCTCCTTTTTGTTGCTTGCATTGTTTACATGCACACCGATATGTCAATCTCGAAGTCTTCTGCTTCGTATCTTGCAAAAATTCAATTAGAGGAG GTGCAAGCAACAGTTCAGCAGATCCAGAATATCATCAATCAATGTTTAGCAGTCCATGACAAGCTGGATGCTTCCCTACGAGATCTCTCGAGGACAGGAGATGTCCAATCATGTAAAATAGCTCGTAAGACAGCTGATGCACAACTCAAAGAATTGGTCAAGGAGTTGAAGCCATTGGTGACGTTTCTTCACCATTCTCCTCAGGCTTCCCATATATGGCCAAAG GTAGAGGAGCTGGTTGCAAAGGAGAAAGATATGCAAGAGAAGATGTTTCTGAGACATTCCACGGTGGTTGATTGTTTTGAGAAGAAACTTGGTGGGCGAGAAATAGAGAACCGCGTTGCATCACAGCAGCAGAAATTAGCGGCCCTGAGGCAAGAGGTTGACGATCTTTTGGAGTTCCTCGATGAGATCTAG